The genomic segment CAAAGACACAATTTTAtgcttttaaaagtatatttttttagaattgtccACGaataaagaaatttatatgctcaaCATGCAAATATATACAAGGTTATCATGattattgaaaattagattttataatttgttttgattttatttttatagggttattatagttttataacTTGGCATGCATATTAACAGATTAACCCGAATTGACCCgaatcaatccaatatattattatctcaatatttataaaaacaatttcattttaaatatttattttgaattaaattatatttttactaattatttagttattttttgacCTCTCAAAATAAACTGATATAtgcatttggaaaaaaaaatgtttctgctgggaaaaaaaattggcaatgtatattttttaacattaaaaaaaagttgaacccACGGACAAAATTACATAGTATCAACCACTGCAAAATCATCTTCAATCAATCTTTTAGCCCAAGGTCCTACCTGTCGGTTTTCAATCAATCTGCGGGCCATCTATGCCGTTGGAGGCCTGGCATCGGGTTTGTTTTACGCCTCCAGAACTAATAATGTAATGTACAGGGATACTGTATGGTGACTTGGCAATGGCAAAAATACAGAAATATCATTCCTTTTGTAGGAAACCACCGGAGCAGTCCAAAAGGAATGTCACGTGAGGATTACTCAACTTATGaggttttaagtttattttttaataattataattttaagtttttttttaaggttatgaaggatttatatatttattaatttcagaCTTTGTGATATCAATTAAGGTGCATACAAGTTGTATAAATAtccatattattaaataaataaaataatagcacaTGCAGTACATTCCCTGCTCAAGTAACAGTCTCTCAATTGGTggcagagaaaaaaacaaatgcatacAGTCcatgcaattaaaaataatccatCATTTCAAAGGAGAAGTGATCTGCAGAGCACCCGTGACATGGAGCTTTGATGTTGTGTTTTTGAGCTGAATGAAATGAACTGCTTTTGTCTTGTATTTATAAAGTGATTTAGCCTGTGTTTCTCACGGGCGCAAAATCCCCTCCACGCAAACTATCCTTGTAATTAAGggtatatttgttttgtatgaaattttaaaaaaaaaaattctcttgtTTTAAAGTGTAATATAAATACTGAAAGataaatcactaaaaaatatttttttcatttaacttcTGAATAGTATGAAGTCgatagataatattttaatctaatgAAGGGGGAGAATATTTTCTTTGATACGCAACTCACAAGACCGCCACCATCCAACCACCGCAAacgctaaatattaaaaaaaaaaaaaaccattcaagAATCGAAATGATAACGTGCTATCAACAAAAATAGCACAAGAACATATTGGGTTTTCGATtgggaatgttttttttttgtgtaatgaAAAACCTTTTTTGTTTTAGCTGCCAGTATCAGCTGAAGTGTTAATAGTAACAAGACAAGTAATCATAATGGGTTACAACGATGTAGTTCCATGCATGTCACAGCATTTTTCAAGTTTGAGCTACACAAACTGGAAATCTCCGTGTGTGAATTACTTGATATACAAAATTCCGAAGGCGCAGCACAATGATTTGCTGCCAAATGAGAAACGTTAGTCattttaaacaagtaaaaatacgAACCTTACATGAACCTATAAACAGAAAATTACCTGAAACTATAAATAGGGAAAAGCTGTATGGTATAACACAAAAGGGAATTATCCTATGATGTCCCGCAACAACTGAAACTCCTTCCTCCAGATACTGGCTCTTGTTCAGGAACGACAATGTTGGTTCCCTTCAGAAGTGATGAGCTGCCCCCAGATTCTTGTTCATTCGCTATGAGGGCCTTCTTGCTGATGACTCGATAAATCTCGGTCAGCACTGATAGGAAAGCTGATTCCACATTAGTGGCCTCTAGAGCTGATGTCTCCATAAAAAAGAGGTTTTCCTTCTGAGCAAATTCTTTGGCATCCTCAGTAGGTACAGCTCGAAGTGTTCCCAGGTCTGATTTGTTGCCTATAAGCATGATAACAATATTATTATCTGCATGATCCCGCAATTCCTCCAACCACTTGGCCACATGATCAAACGATTGACGTTTGGTTATGTCATACACCAACATTGCCCCCACTGCACCTCTATAATATGCACTGGTCACAGCCCGATACCTAAATTGTCATCAAGATGCACAAAACAAGATCCTAAGTCAGGACTTTCACAGTAAAGAAGTGGGAGTGACATAGAAACCTGCTCAATAGTACAAAAAAACAATGTGCCAATGCATGTACATATAGAACTCACACAAATAATTGGTAAGGTATCCTAGCACATCTGTGCTCTTCCAATAATTTTTAGCAAGCAATATAAATCATGTTTCTGCATTTAGTTTAGACGAGTCAAAACTGCGTACAACTAGTCCCAGTGtcattaattatcatattacTAATAGAAAGACGCTTGATCATTCTGGATAAAATTTGGAGAGAGCTATACTCTTTGACATTTTGCATTAAGAGGCTACTATCAAAACTCTAACATGCAATCTTCTGATAGCAGGCCCCAGCATTTGACCATGGCATCAAGTATTGGACCCTATTGCTGAAAACATCcgattctccttcttcttcttcttcttttttctccttcatGTGCTTTAAAACAGCCTTAAGATGCAAAGGCATCACTACAAAACTTCTATAACCATAAAACAGTCATTTCAGGTAGCAGAATTCTGAAGGTTCAATTATTTGGCATCTATAGCCCTCCAAACTCTTCCCATTATCCACAACTACATGGTCGGATTATTAAACCTATCATTGGAAGAAGTTAATTCTTCCTCGGGTAATATGTTTTCCAGGACCATGAAGTTGCTTCACCAGAAATTGACAATATAATCATGCAACAACTAAAGGTCTAAGCAGCTTACCACACAGAAAATACACAAACAAAAGggaaataggaaaagaaaatcacCGAGGGCTTCCCTGTCCTCAGTCACAActtattttctagatttttttatttcacaactCCTCTTGTCCCGC from the Populus nigra chromosome 1, ddPopNigr1.1, whole genome shotgun sequence genome contains:
- the LOC133690363 gene encoding ras-related protein RABA4d-like, producing MSSSMQATYNQKIDYVFKIVLIGDSAVGKSQLLARFARNEFSLDSKATIGVEFQTKTLVIDHKTVKAQIWDTAGQERYRAVTSAYYRGAVGAMLVYDITKRQSFDHVAKWLEELRDHADNNIVIMLIGNKSDLGTLRAVPTEDAKEFAQKENLFFMETSALEATNVESAFLSVLTEIYRVISKKALIANEQESGGSSSLLKGTNIVVPEQEPVSGGRSFSCCGTS